The Caldicellulosiruptor acetigenus DNA window TCCAAAAAACCTTATAAACGCTTTTGTTGCAATCGAGGATGAGAGGTTCTGGCAGCACAACGGGATTGACATCAAAAGAATATTCGGTGCAATATTCAAAAACATCAAAACCGGCTCTCTTTCAGAAGGTGCAAGTACAATCACCCAGCAGCTTGTAAGAAACAAACTTTTAACCTTTGAAAAGTCCTTCAAGCGAAAGATTCAAGAGCAGTACCTTGCCATCCAGCTTGAAAAAAGATGGACAAAAGAACAGATTTTGGAAGAGTATCTCAACACAATTAACCTTGGAAGCGGAGCATACGGTGTTGGGGCGGCAGCGTACACCTATTTCGGAAAGGATGTATCGCAGCTGACCTTGGCAGAGTGCGCTCTCATTGCAGGAATTACCCAAAACCCTTCATATTACAACCCTTATGTATTTCCAGACCATGCAAAGAAAAAGCAGGAAGTTGTTCTCAAGAAGATGCTTGAGCTTGGATATATAACCGAACAAGAGTACTTAGAGGCAAAAAATCAGCCTCTTGTTTATGTAAAAAAAGATATATCTGCTCAAAACGCATACAAACATCCGTACTTTGTTGACTCTGTGATTGATGAAGCCATTGAAATTCTATCTGAAAAGAAAAGAATTTCCGAGGATGAGGCAGAAAACTTAATCTATGGTGGCGGGCTTAAAATCTATACAACAATGGACGAAGCTATACAAAGCACAATGGAAGATGTCTTTTCAGACCCGTCAATCATGCCAAAGATAAGACACTACGATGCATCCGGCGTACCGCAGCCACAGGCAGCAGCTGTTTTGATTGATTTTAGAACAGGTGCTGTGAAAGGTATCATGGGCGGAAGAGGAAATTTAAAAGGCGTGCGGCTTTTAAACCGCGCAACAATGTCTGTGCGCCAGCCGGGATCTAGCATAAAGCCAATTGCTGACTATGCTCTTGCGCTTGAAAATGGATATACTGCTGCAACTGTTATAGACGATGTACCTTTTTCCATTGGTGGCTACACACCGCGAAACTGGTATAAAAGCAATGTTGTGTCTGGCAAGCGTGGATACAAAGGGTTTATGACAGTAAGAGAAGCTCTGCAGTGGTCGGCAAACGTCCCTGCTGTAAAGGTTGCATACAATCTGGGAATTCAAAATGTCTACAGGAACTTAAAAAGGTTTGGGTTCACCACCTTAGCTCCGCAGGATATGAACAGTCTTTCAATTGCAATTGGTGGATTTACCTATGGTGTGAAACCCATTGAGCTGACTGCCGCGTTTGCCGCAGTTGCCAACAGTGGTGTGTATATAAAGCCATATTTTATAACAAAAATTGAAGACAAAAACGGTATCACAATATTTGAAAGAACGCCCTATAAAAGAAGAGTGATGGACGAAAAGAATGCATATATACTTACAAATATGTTGCAAAGCGTTGTCACCGCAAGGATAACAGTTGGCGTCAGATTTTCATACCCTGTTGCAGGGAAAACCGGTACCACTGATGATAGCAAAGACAGATGGTTTGTGGGATACACCCCAAACTATGCGCTTGGCGTATGGGTTGGAGAAGACAAGCCTGTTGCTTTGAACTATCTTACCGGCACAAACCCAGCTTTGAAAATCTTCAAGGGAATAATGGATAAGGTTGTTAGCAAAAAGGGTGTAAGCCCGGAGTTTTTAAGACCTGCCGGGATTGTTGAGAGGTACATCTGCAAAGAGTCTGGGAAACTTGCAACAAGCCTTTGCAAACAAGACCCCCGCGGAAGCCAGGTTATAAAAGAGATATTTGCCGAGGGAACAGAACCAACAGAGTACTGCGACAGGCATGTAAAACTCAAAGTTTGTACAGAGTCTAAAAAGCTTGCAACACAGTACTGTCCAACTACAATCGAAAAGGTATTTATAAAAAGAGATAATCCTATTTGGCCAAGCAAAAACTCCTCAGTTGTACCACCTGATGATTATATGTACCAGGCACCCACAGAATATTGTGATATTCACAAAGCACCGCAAGAGGTGGTTGTACCGCAGGAAGGCAATACATCGCAGCAAGAGTCTTCATCCCAAGAAGAACAGATACCTTCTTCCGGGCAAAATGTTCAGCAAAACCCTCAAGAAGGCCAGTCTACTGAAAACAGCACAACAACAGAGAGTACCTACACTACTCAACAGTAAGAACGTACAAAAAAGCAAAGCCACAGATGTTGTGAACTTCTCAACGTCTGTGGCTTTTTTTAAATTTATTTCTCTTTTGTGCTCTAATTATATAAGCATTAGAAAATGGTAAACTAAAATAGCTCCACATACAGGACATTCCCACATCTGCTCTGATAATTTGAACTCTCGGTAAATATAGCCCATCTGCTACACACTTTTGACGATGGAAGTGTCCTATCTACCGCAACAAATGTCCTGCAATACCAAGCTGCTTTATATATTTTCTAAGAGCTTAAGCCTTTTCCCTCAATATTGATGTCAGGGAGCGTCTCAATCATATTTTCATCTATTTGAGGAATTTTTACTTTTTCGCCACTTTCGAGAACTTCTGATAATGATTTAATCAGATATGGCTGATTGCTTACATTTATGGTATAGAAAGACTCAATTAAGCGTATATTTTTGTCTTTCTTATCAATAAAGTATACATAAACGAGATCGCTGAATTTAAATTGAGCTAAATACATGTCAAGCTGTTTTTCCCATGTCTTCACATCG harbors:
- a CDS encoding transglycosylase domain-containing protein, whose translation is MQSKNKKVKKQTPFRLFLKSFVRTLLVLLIASMAVLIGAGFGMVTGYIKAIPPNALDIITSSADSQTTIVYDQSGNEIARLHGNENRIRVPYSKIPKNLINAFVAIEDERFWQHNGIDIKRIFGAIFKNIKTGSLSEGASTITQQLVRNKLLTFEKSFKRKIQEQYLAIQLEKRWTKEQILEEYLNTINLGSGAYGVGAAAYTYFGKDVSQLTLAECALIAGITQNPSYYNPYVFPDHAKKKQEVVLKKMLELGYITEQEYLEAKNQPLVYVKKDISAQNAYKHPYFVDSVIDEAIEILSEKKRISEDEAENLIYGGGLKIYTTMDEAIQSTMEDVFSDPSIMPKIRHYDASGVPQPQAAAVLIDFRTGAVKGIMGGRGNLKGVRLLNRATMSVRQPGSSIKPIADYALALENGYTAATVIDDVPFSIGGYTPRNWYKSNVVSGKRGYKGFMTVREALQWSANVPAVKVAYNLGIQNVYRNLKRFGFTTLAPQDMNSLSIAIGGFTYGVKPIELTAAFAAVANSGVYIKPYFITKIEDKNGITIFERTPYKRRVMDEKNAYILTNMLQSVVTARITVGVRFSYPVAGKTGTTDDSKDRWFVGYTPNYALGVWVGEDKPVALNYLTGTNPALKIFKGIMDKVVSKKGVSPEFLRPAGIVERYICKESGKLATSLCKQDPRGSQVIKEIFAEGTEPTEYCDRHVKLKVCTESKKLATQYCPTTIEKVFIKRDNPIWPSKNSSVVPPDDYMYQAPTEYCDIHKAPQEVVVPQEGNTSQQESSSQEEQIPSSGQNVQQNPQEGQSTENSTTTESTYTTQQ